A window from Gossypium raimondii isolate GPD5lz chromosome 7, ASM2569854v1, whole genome shotgun sequence encodes these proteins:
- the LOC105787774 gene encoding hypersensitive-induced reaction 1 protein: MGNLFCCVQVDQSTVAIKERFGRFEDVLEPGCHCLPWFLGSQLAGHLSLRLQQLDVRCETKTKDNVFVNVVASIQYRALADKASDAFYKLTNTRTQIQAYVFDVIRASVPKLNLDDVFEQKTEIAKAVEEELEKAMSAYGYEIVQTLIVDIEPDEHVKRAMNEINAAARLRVAANEKAEAEKILQIKRAEGEAESKYLSGLGIARQRQAIVDGLRDSVLGFSVNVPGTTAKDVMDMVLVTQYFDTMKEIGAASKSSAVFIPHGPGAVRDVATQIRDGLLQATHQ; encoded by the exons ATGGGTAATCTTTTCTGTTGTGTACAAGTTGACCAGTCTACAGTAGCCATTAAGGAGAGATTTGGCAGGTTTGAGGATGTTCTTGAACCTGGATGCCATTGCCTACCTTGGTTTCTTGGAAGTCAACTTGCTGGCCACCTGTCGCTAAGATTGCAGCAGTTGGATGTTCGTTGTGAAACCAAGACTAAG GACAATGTATTTGTTAATGTTGTTGCATCTATTCAATACCGGGCACTGGCAGACAAGGCAAGTGATGCCTTTTACAAGCTGACAAACACAAGGACACAAATTCAAGCCTATGTGTTTGATG TTATTAGAGCAAGTGTTCCGAAGCTAAATCTGGATGATGTTTTTGAACAAAAGACTGAAATTGCTAAAGCTGTTGAAGAAGAACTTGAGAAG GCTATGTCTGCCTATGGGTATGAGATTGTTCAAACACTTATTGTGGACATAGAACCTGACGAGCATGTGAAGCGTGCGATGAATGAAATTAATGCCG CTGCAAGGCTGAGAGTGGCAGCTAATGAGAAGGCAGAGGCTGAGAAAATTTTGCAAATCAAACGAGCTGAAGGTGAGGCTGAGTCCAAATATTTGTCAGGGCTGGGTATCGCTCGCCAACGACAAGCAATTGTTGATGGTTTGCGAGATAGCGTGCTTGGATTCTCCGTTAATGTCCCGGGGACTACTGCAAAGGATGTTATGGATATGGTCCTGGTTACCCAGTACTTTGACACCATGAAAGAAATTGGTGCTGCTTCTAAGTCCTCAGCTGTGTTTATCCCTCATGGTCCTGGAGCTGTTCGTGATGTCGCTACTCAGATTCGTGATGGACTCCTCCAGGCCACACACCAGTAA